Proteins from a genomic interval of Arthrobacter sp. CAN_C5:
- a CDS encoding helicase-associated domain-containing protein: MSAIRDLASDLAARSDAQLRDLLAARPDLILPSVPDFAALAARASTRVSVQRALENLTEPELDVLTVVQLTTHGDIGQSTTAAWLRTEISGATVKVLDGLLAHLHALALVRRTPAPADASDADRNRRFYLPVQSLGEALGPYPAGLGRELQQLARLLPSYAQRLPAAVELLRGLGLEIPAAGTTDDAAAVVQRAVSSPASWEALLATAPERTDELLGRLSTSAVGTSPAATGDDSSPIQWLIRHGLLARLDASHVELPRVVGHAARGHVIVGRLRPDPPSPDLGAIRTSLRDNAAHGAVAETLRLVTELVAVVDEHPITTLRSGGVGVREIRRVADALRVDTDQTSWLVELGAIAGLLSLDVDTSRWRVEPKMPWLTQDRVEQWQLLVAAWQDAQRAPALVGSQLTAGTTINALAAEAGRPDAPHIRSRMLTVLSALSTAAGSEPGASGRAPVLTESAVVERLTWSQPRLQRRFARLVPGMMAEATRLGLLGSGALTELGALTAEGRLDDAAAVLRSALPAPLRHFMLQADLTAVAPGYLEPEVTAELALLSTPEGQGPASIYRFSADSLRRAFDAGQDASSILVFLARHSATDVPQPLKYLVDDTASRYGRLRVGRAHSYVRSDDDAALSALLIDPRAAALGLVQLAPTVVVSQASGPELAAVLRDLGYAPALEGAPLQPSAGRSTSAGGSGSPSSSRVTLNPWTLSTEDIAQQIEVLRGAGTSPASGMTTAESDTLLGLETLRKAIRLRSPVRLGFADSQGNSTRQILVPLSVSGGRVRVIDPDNEVEKVVSIHRIMDVELLTLDEGAATDA, translated from the coding sequence ATGTCCGCTATCCGCGATTTGGCCTCCGATTTGGCTGCACGGAGCGACGCCCAGCTCCGTGACCTTCTCGCAGCGCGCCCGGATCTGATCCTTCCCTCGGTGCCCGACTTCGCGGCGCTTGCTGCCAGGGCATCCACCCGGGTCAGCGTCCAGCGGGCACTGGAAAACCTCACCGAACCCGAACTCGACGTTCTGACGGTCGTGCAGCTGACCACCCACGGCGACATCGGGCAGAGCACCACCGCCGCCTGGTTGCGCACGGAAATCAGCGGGGCCACGGTGAAGGTGCTGGACGGCCTGCTCGCCCACCTGCATGCTCTCGCCCTGGTCCGCCGAACCCCGGCACCCGCAGACGCCTCCGATGCGGACCGGAACCGCCGGTTCTACCTGCCGGTGCAATCGCTCGGCGAGGCGCTGGGCCCCTACCCCGCCGGGCTCGGTCGCGAGCTGCAGCAGCTGGCCCGGCTCCTGCCCAGTTACGCCCAGCGGCTTCCGGCCGCCGTCGAGCTGCTGCGAGGCCTGGGCCTCGAGATTCCCGCCGCCGGCACCACCGACGACGCCGCGGCGGTCGTGCAGCGCGCAGTATCCTCCCCCGCCAGCTGGGAAGCCCTCCTGGCGACGGCACCTGAGCGGACCGACGAACTCCTCGGCAGGCTTAGCACCTCGGCGGTGGGCACCTCACCGGCCGCCACCGGCGACGATTCCTCGCCTATCCAATGGTTGATCCGGCACGGGCTGCTGGCCCGGCTGGATGCGAGCCACGTGGAACTGCCGCGCGTGGTGGGCCATGCAGCGCGCGGGCATGTGATCGTCGGGCGCCTTCGGCCTGACCCGCCGAGCCCGGATCTGGGTGCCATTCGCACCAGCCTGCGGGACAACGCGGCGCACGGCGCCGTCGCCGAGACACTCCGCTTGGTCACCGAGCTGGTGGCCGTCGTCGACGAGCATCCCATCACCACCCTGCGGTCTGGCGGAGTGGGGGTCAGGGAGATCCGGCGCGTCGCCGATGCCCTGCGGGTGGACACTGACCAGACCTCCTGGCTGGTGGAGCTCGGCGCCATTGCGGGTCTGTTGAGCCTCGACGTAGACACCTCCCGTTGGCGGGTCGAACCGAAGATGCCCTGGCTCACCCAGGACCGGGTGGAGCAATGGCAGCTGCTGGTGGCAGCGTGGCAGGACGCGCAGCGGGCACCGGCCCTCGTCGGATCCCAGCTGACCGCCGGCACCACCATCAACGCACTGGCCGCCGAGGCGGGCCGGCCGGATGCACCCCACATCAGGTCCCGGATGCTGACCGTGCTGTCGGCGCTGAGCACCGCTGCCGGGAGTGAGCCCGGCGCCAGTGGGCGGGCGCCGGTCCTCACCGAGAGCGCGGTGGTCGAGCGGCTCACCTGGAGCCAGCCCCGATTGCAGCGGCGCTTTGCCCGCCTCGTCCCGGGCATGATGGCCGAGGCAACACGGCTGGGCCTCCTCGGATCCGGCGCGCTCACCGAACTGGGTGCACTGACCGCGGAGGGGAGGCTCGACGACGCCGCCGCCGTCCTGCGCTCGGCCCTTCCCGCGCCGTTGCGGCACTTCATGCTCCAGGCCGACCTGACCGCCGTCGCCCCCGGCTACCTGGAACCGGAGGTCACAGCCGAGCTGGCGCTCCTCTCGACCCCCGAGGGGCAGGGGCCGGCCAGCATCTACCGGTTCTCGGCTGACTCCCTGCGGCGGGCCTTCGACGCCGGACAGGACGCCTCGTCCATTCTGGTGTTCCTGGCCCGACACTCGGCCACTGACGTCCCCCAGCCGCTGAAGTATCTGGTGGATGACACCGCGTCCAGGTACGGCAGGCTTCGAGTGGGGCGGGCCCACAGCTACGTCCGTAGCGACGACGACGCCGCACTGTCGGCGCTCCTCATCGACCCGAGGGCGGCCGCCCTGGGCCTGGTGCAGCTCGCGCCCACGGTGGTCGTGTCGCAGGCATCCGGCCCCGAACTCGCGGCGGTCCTCCGCGACCTCGGTTACGCTCCCGCACTCGAGGGGGCACCCCTGCAGCCCTCAGCCGGGCGGTCCACCTCGGCGGGCGGCTCGGGGTCGCCGTCGTCGTCGCGGGTGACCCTGAACCCGTGGACGCTCTCCACAGAGGACATCGCGCAACAGATCGAGGTGCTGCGCGGTGCCGGCACTTCGCCGGCCAGCGGGATGACCACTGCCGAGAGCGATACCCTGCTGGGGCTGGAAACCCTCCGCAAGGCCATCCGGCTGCGCAGCCCGGTACGGCTCGGCTTTGCCGACAGCCAGGGGAATTCCACCCGCCAGATCCTTGTTCCACTATCGGTGTCCGGCGGCAGGGTGCGGGTCATCGACCCGGACAACGAGGTGGAGAAAGTTGTCTCGATCCATCGGATCATGGACGTTGAATTATTGACACTCGATGAAGGGGCAGCAACCGATGCCTGA
- a CDS encoding DNA repair helicase XPB: MPDGPLIVQSDKTILLEVDHEQSTEARHAIAAFAELERAPEHVHSYRLTPLGLWNARAAGLDAEHVLDTLLKYSRFPVPHALLVDIEETMSRYGRLRLEKDDQHGLVLRTNDYPVLEEVLHAKKIQPLLGPRIDGETVVVHSSQRGQLKQLLLKLGWPAEDFAGYVDGTPHPIALLEDGWTLRPYQKLAMENFWAGGSGVVVLPCGAGKTLVGAAAMATSQTTTLILVTNTVSARQWKDELLKRTSLTEDEIGEYSGAVKEIRPVTIATYQVLTLRRGGLYPHLELLDANDWGLIVYDEVHLLPAPIFRMTADLQARRRLGLTATLVREDGREGEVFSLIGPKRYDAPWKDIEAQGYIAPADCVEVRVDLPRDERVAYAMAEDGDKYRLCATSETKTGVVEKLVAAHQGEQLLVIGQYIDQLDELGERLNAPVIKGDTSVKERQRLFGEFRNGEIHTLVVSKVANFSIDLPEASVAIQVSGSFGSRQEEAQRLGRLLRPKADGRAARFYTVVARDTIDQDFAAKRQRFLAEQGYAYRIMDATDIPQG, translated from the coding sequence ATGCCTGACGGTCCACTGATTGTCCAGAGCGACAAAACCATCCTGCTTGAGGTGGACCACGAACAGTCCACCGAGGCGCGGCATGCGATTGCTGCCTTCGCCGAGCTGGAGCGTGCCCCGGAACATGTCCACAGCTACCGGCTGACGCCGTTGGGTCTGTGGAACGCGCGGGCAGCCGGCCTGGATGCCGAACACGTGCTCGACACCCTCCTGAAGTACTCCCGGTTCCCGGTGCCGCACGCCTTGCTCGTCGACATCGAGGAGACCATGTCGCGGTACGGCCGGCTGCGGCTGGAGAAGGACGACCAGCACGGGCTGGTCCTACGCACCAACGACTACCCGGTGCTTGAAGAGGTGCTGCATGCCAAGAAGATCCAGCCCCTGCTGGGCCCGCGGATTGACGGCGAGACCGTGGTGGTGCACTCCTCCCAGCGCGGGCAGCTCAAACAGCTGCTTCTGAAGCTGGGCTGGCCAGCCGAGGATTTCGCCGGCTACGTGGACGGCACCCCCCACCCCATCGCCCTGCTGGAAGACGGTTGGACGCTGCGCCCGTACCAGAAGCTGGCGATGGAGAACTTCTGGGCGGGCGGCTCCGGCGTCGTCGTCCTGCCCTGCGGTGCGGGGAAAACGCTGGTGGGCGCGGCGGCGATGGCCACCTCCCAGACCACTACCCTGATCCTGGTGACCAATACGGTATCCGCCCGGCAATGGAAGGATGAGCTGCTGAAGCGCACCTCCCTCACCGAGGACGAGATCGGAGAGTATTCGGGTGCCGTCAAGGAGATCCGTCCGGTCACCATCGCCACCTACCAGGTGCTCACCCTCCGTCGCGGCGGCCTGTACCCGCATCTGGAACTGCTCGATGCCAACGACTGGGGTCTGATCGTCTACGACGAGGTGCATCTGCTGCCCGCCCCCATCTTCCGGATGACCGCCGACCTGCAGGCGCGGCGCCGGCTTGGCCTGACCGCCACCCTGGTGCGCGAGGACGGCAGGGAAGGCGAAGTGTTCTCGCTGATCGGACCCAAACGCTATGACGCGCCGTGGAAGGACATCGAGGCGCAGGGGTACATTGCCCCCGCGGACTGCGTCGAGGTGCGGGTGGACCTGCCACGGGACGAACGGGTGGCCTACGCGATGGCCGAGGACGGCGACAAGTACCGTCTCTGTGCGACGTCGGAAACCAAGACCGGCGTCGTCGAAAAGCTCGTCGCAGCTCATCAGGGCGAGCAGCTGCTGGTGATCGGGCAGTACATCGACCAGCTGGATGAGCTCGGTGAGCGTCTGAATGCACCGGTCATCAAGGGCGACACCTCGGTGAAGGAACGGCAGCGACTCTTCGGTGAATTCCGGAACGGGGAAATCCACACGCTGGTGGTCTCCAAGGTTGCGAACTTCTCCATTGACCTACCCGAGGCGTCGGTTGCCATTCAGGTGTCAGGGTCGTTTGGTTCCCGCCAGGAGGAGGCCCAGCGGCTGGGGCGCCTGTTGCGTCCCAAGGCCGACGGCCGGGCGGCCCGGTTCTACACGGTGGTGGCACGCGACACGATCGACCAGGATTTTGCGGCCAAGCGCCAGCGTTTCCTGGCCGAGCAGGGCTACGCGTACCGGATCATGGATGCGACCGATATTCCTCAGGGCTGA
- a CDS encoding response regulator transcription factor, protein MKKTGPEAKLLVVDDEPNIRELLSTSLRFAGFDVVAAANGREALAAAETHNPDLAVLDVMLPDMDGFTVTRRLRAAGRHFPVVFLTARDDTDDKVTGLTVGGDDYVTKPFSLDEVVARIRAVLRRTQPMDDDDAVIRVDDLELDDDAHEVRRAGEVIDLSPTEFKLLRYLMMNPNRVLSKAQILDHVWEYDFNGDASIVESYISYLRRKIDKNPDATALIQTKRGVGYLLRTADKR, encoded by the coding sequence GTGAAAAAGACTGGACCCGAAGCGAAACTTCTTGTTGTCGATGACGAGCCGAACATCCGCGAGCTTCTTTCCACCTCGCTGCGGTTCGCCGGTTTCGACGTCGTCGCGGCCGCCAATGGCCGGGAGGCGCTTGCCGCCGCAGAAACCCACAACCCTGATCTGGCGGTCCTGGACGTCATGCTGCCGGACATGGACGGGTTCACTGTGACCCGCAGGCTCCGCGCCGCTGGACGCCACTTCCCGGTGGTGTTCCTCACCGCCCGCGACGACACGGACGACAAGGTCACCGGCCTCACCGTGGGCGGCGACGACTACGTCACGAAACCCTTCAGCCTCGACGAGGTGGTGGCCAGGATCCGCGCCGTCCTTCGCCGCACCCAGCCGATGGACGACGACGACGCGGTGATCCGCGTGGACGACCTCGAGCTCGACGACGACGCCCACGAGGTGCGCCGCGCCGGCGAGGTCATCGACCTCTCCCCCACCGAGTTCAAACTCCTGCGCTACCTGATGATGAACCCCAACCGGGTGCTCTCGAAGGCGCAGATCCTCGACCACGTGTGGGAATACGACTTCAACGGTGATGCGTCGATCGTCGAGTCCTACATCTCCTATCTGCGGCGCAAGATTGACAAGAACCCCGACGCCACGGCATTGATCCAGACCAAGCGGGGCGTCGGGTATCTGCTGCGCACCGCCGACAAGCGGTAG
- a CDS encoding cell wall metabolism sensor histidine kinase WalK, which produces MTLLMVVTVAITGIVTVSLLRTNLIEQMDSDILVNAPNVAQNILPDGSADGSLLRFYGELRNEDGQLLRATVSQGSTDVPDIPVLNVEQVQARGQDGFTVPGSVSGSPGWRVVLFALRNEQGSVAVASSLSTVNRSLEEVGQIIFGVGLGATMVASGIAFIAVTRQFRPLGRVERTAAAIAAGDLSRRVEVERPATEVGRLSRSLNAMLAHIEAAFSARTESERKMRRFVADASHELRTPLVTIRGFSELYRHGALQNDDDVGAAMGRIESEAKRMGELVEDLLTLARIDEQRPLKSEPLDLVILGNDAALDARAIAPDRQITVIGLDGGPAQPAPTVGDEARLRQVVANLMTNALRYTPDGTPIEIAVGVAPVIHGRMDSVIEVRDHGPGISEEDAARVFERFYRADSSRYRETGGTGLGLAIVAALVAQHDGSVRLEETVGGGATLSIRLPYTAVEADSSSTMS; this is translated from the coding sequence ATGACCTTGCTCATGGTGGTCACTGTTGCGATCACCGGAATCGTCACCGTGTCGCTGCTACGCACCAACCTCATCGAGCAGATGGACTCGGACATTCTCGTCAATGCACCCAATGTGGCGCAGAACATCCTCCCCGACGGCTCAGCCGACGGCTCGCTGCTCAGGTTCTACGGGGAGCTGAGGAACGAGGACGGGCAATTGCTCCGCGCGACCGTCTCCCAGGGGTCGACCGATGTTCCGGACATCCCAGTGCTCAATGTCGAGCAGGTACAGGCGCGGGGGCAGGACGGGTTTACTGTCCCGGGAAGCGTCAGTGGCAGCCCGGGATGGCGGGTGGTGCTCTTCGCGCTGCGGAACGAGCAGGGCAGCGTGGCAGTGGCGTCCAGCCTCTCGACGGTCAACCGGTCGTTGGAGGAGGTGGGACAGATCATTTTCGGTGTCGGGCTCGGGGCCACCATGGTCGCCAGCGGCATTGCCTTCATTGCGGTCACCCGACAGTTCCGGCCGCTGGGCCGGGTGGAACGAACGGCCGCCGCCATCGCTGCCGGAGACCTGTCTCGACGCGTCGAGGTGGAGCGGCCCGCCACCGAGGTGGGCCGGCTGTCACGCTCACTGAACGCGATGCTCGCGCATATTGAGGCAGCGTTCTCCGCCCGCACCGAATCCGAACGCAAGATGCGCCGGTTCGTCGCCGATGCGTCGCATGAGCTGCGGACCCCCCTGGTGACCATCCGGGGGTTCTCGGAGCTGTACCGCCACGGCGCCCTGCAGAACGACGACGACGTCGGCGCGGCAATGGGCCGGATCGAAAGCGAAGCGAAGCGGATGGGCGAACTGGTGGAGGATCTGCTGACGCTGGCCCGGATCGACGAACAGCGGCCGCTGAAATCGGAGCCGCTGGACCTGGTCATCCTGGGAAACGACGCTGCCCTTGACGCCCGGGCCATCGCCCCTGACCGGCAGATCACCGTGATCGGCCTCGACGGCGGGCCCGCACAGCCGGCACCAACGGTCGGGGACGAGGCGCGGCTGCGGCAGGTGGTGGCCAACCTGATGACCAATGCGCTCCGCTACACACCCGACGGGACGCCCATTGAGATCGCCGTGGGTGTGGCTCCGGTGATTCATGGTCGGATGGACTCAGTTATTGAGGTGCGCGATCACGGTCCCGGGATCTCGGAGGAAGACGCGGCCCGGGTCTTCGAACGGTTCTACCGCGCCGACTCGTCCAGGTATCGGGAGACCGGTGGTACCGGCCTGGGTCTGGCCATCGTGGCGGCGCTGGTGGCGCAGCATGATGGTTCGGTGCGTCTGGAGGAGACGGTCGGCGGCGGTGCCACCCTGTCCATCAGGCTGCCCTACACGGCCGTCGAAGCAGACTCGTCCTCCACAATGTCCTGA
- a CDS encoding WXG100 family type VII secretion target produces MTNFQVDTDALVAKNKEVQGTISRLQAEVNTMQAGLQDLEQLWRGQAAANFQQLVIQWRATQARVEESLAEINHSLSVATQQYVDAELSNARMFQY; encoded by the coding sequence ATGACAAACTTCCAGGTCGACACTGACGCCCTCGTGGCCAAGAACAAAGAGGTGCAGGGAACGATCAGCCGGCTGCAAGCCGAGGTCAACACCATGCAGGCGGGTTTGCAGGACCTTGAGCAGTTGTGGCGTGGCCAGGCCGCGGCGAACTTCCAGCAGCTGGTCATCCAGTGGCGGGCCACCCAGGCGCGGGTCGAGGAGTCGCTGGCCGAAATCAACCATTCGCTTTCGGTCGCAACCCAGCAGTACGTCGACGCCGAGCTGAGTAACGCACGGATGTTCCAGTACTAG
- the groL gene encoding chaperonin GroEL (60 kDa chaperone family; promotes refolding of misfolded polypeptides especially under stressful conditions; forms two stacked rings of heptamers to form a barrel-shaped 14mer; ends can be capped by GroES; misfolded proteins enter the barrel where they are refolded when GroES binds), whose amino-acid sequence MAKIISFDEEARRGLERGLNILADAVKVTLGPRGRNVVLEKKWGAPTITNDGVSIAKEIELDDPFEKIGAELVKEVAKKTDDVAGDGTTTATVLAQALVKEGLRNVAAGADPLSLKRGIEKAVEAVTRELLASAKEIETKEEIAATASISAGDQQIGDLIAEALDKVGKEGVITVEESNTFGLELELTEGMRFDKGYISGYFVTDAERQETVLEDPYILIVNSKISNVKDLVAVLEKVMQSGKPLLIIAEDIEGEALATLVVNKIRGTFKSVAVKAPGFGDRRKAQLADIAILTGGQVIAEEVGLKLENATLDLLGSARKVVVTKDETTIVEGAGNADEIAGRVSQIRAEIENSDSDYDREKLQERLAKLAGGVAVIKAGAATEVELKERKHRIEDAVRNAKAAVEEGIVAGGGVALIQAGAKAFASLQLEGDEATGANIVRVAIDAPLKQIAFNAGLEPGVVVDKVRGLPAGHGLNAATGVYEDLLAAGVNDPVKVTRSALQNAASIAGLFLTTEAVVADKPEKAPAGGGGGDEMGGMGGMGGF is encoded by the coding sequence ATGGCCAAGATCATTTCTTTTGATGAAGAGGCACGCCGCGGCCTCGAGCGAGGACTCAACATCCTCGCCGACGCCGTCAAGGTAACGCTGGGCCCACGCGGCCGCAACGTAGTCCTTGAAAAGAAGTGGGGCGCCCCCACGATCACCAACGATGGCGTTTCCATCGCCAAGGAGATCGAGCTGGACGACCCGTTCGAGAAGATCGGCGCCGAGCTGGTTAAGGAAGTCGCCAAGAAGACTGACGACGTCGCCGGCGACGGTACCACCACCGCCACCGTGCTGGCACAGGCACTGGTCAAGGAAGGCCTGCGGAACGTTGCCGCCGGCGCCGACCCGCTGAGCCTGAAGCGCGGCATCGAGAAGGCTGTCGAAGCCGTCACTCGTGAGCTCCTCGCCTCCGCCAAGGAAATCGAAACCAAGGAAGAGATCGCCGCGACCGCGTCCATCTCGGCCGGCGACCAGCAGATCGGCGATCTCATCGCCGAAGCGCTGGACAAGGTTGGCAAAGAAGGCGTCATCACCGTCGAGGAATCCAACACCTTCGGCCTGGAGCTTGAGCTCACCGAGGGCATGCGGTTCGACAAGGGCTACATCTCCGGCTACTTCGTCACCGACGCCGAGCGCCAGGAAACGGTCCTCGAAGATCCGTACATCCTGATCGTCAACTCGAAGATCTCCAACGTCAAGGACCTGGTTGCTGTCCTCGAGAAGGTCATGCAGTCCGGCAAGCCGCTGCTGATCATCGCCGAAGACATCGAAGGCGAAGCGCTGGCCACCCTGGTGGTCAACAAGATCCGTGGCACCTTCAAGTCAGTTGCCGTCAAGGCTCCAGGCTTCGGCGACCGCCGCAAGGCCCAGCTGGCCGACATCGCCATCCTCACCGGTGGCCAGGTTATCGCCGAAGAAGTTGGCCTCAAGCTTGAGAACGCCACCCTGGACCTCCTGGGCAGCGCACGCAAGGTTGTTGTCACCAAGGACGAGACCACCATCGTCGAGGGTGCAGGCAACGCCGACGAGATCGCCGGACGCGTCAGCCAGATCCGCGCCGAGATCGAGAACTCCGATTCCGACTACGACCGCGAGAAGCTGCAGGAGCGCCTGGCCAAGCTGGCCGGCGGCGTTGCAGTCATCAAGGCCGGAGCCGCGACCGAGGTTGAGCTCAAGGAACGCAAGCACCGCATTGAGGACGCAGTCCGCAACGCCAAGGCTGCAGTCGAAGAAGGAATCGTCGCCGGTGGCGGCGTAGCCCTGATTCAGGCTGGCGCGAAGGCTTTCGCATCGCTGCAGCTCGAAGGCGACGAGGCAACCGGCGCGAACATCGTGCGCGTTGCCATCGACGCCCCCCTGAAGCAGATCGCCTTCAACGCTGGCCTTGAGCCAGGCGTTGTTGTCGACAAGGTCCGCGGACTGCCTGCAGGTCACGGCCTGAACGCAGCAACCGGGGTCTACGAAGACCTGCTGGCCGCCGGGGTCAACGACCCCGTAAAGGTGACCCGCTCTGCCCTGCAGAACGCGGCATCCATTGCTGGCCTGTTCCTCACCACCGAAGCCGTTGTAGCTGACAAGCCTGAGAAGGCTCCAGCTGGCGGCGGCGGCGGCGACGAAATGGGCGGCATGGGCGGTATGGGCGGCTTCTAG
- a CDS encoding GNAT family N-acetyltransferase, translating into MLTLEGTKVRLRDWHAADLSAYREWLRPHQEWHQWDGPYFPPLTTQEADAALARLAEQLSTGESPEVRRRMVIADALTDHLVGTVSWHWESEETEWPRAGITVYDPSQRGRGVGSEALTLWVDYLFAVTGFRRLDFSTWSGNLAMCSVGLKLGWTEEARFRDARVVRGVVYDSVVSGVTRAQWAELRLHSSSQSANY; encoded by the coding sequence CGCTTACCGCGAATGGCTTCGCCCCCATCAGGAGTGGCACCAGTGGGATGGGCCGTACTTTCCGCCCCTCACCACGCAGGAGGCCGACGCCGCGCTCGCGCGTCTTGCGGAGCAGCTTTCGACGGGAGAAAGCCCCGAGGTCCGACGCCGGATGGTGATCGCCGACGCTCTGACCGACCACCTCGTTGGGACCGTTTCCTGGCACTGGGAATCGGAGGAGACCGAATGGCCCCGAGCCGGAATCACCGTCTACGACCCGTCCCAGCGCGGGCGCGGAGTCGGAAGCGAGGCACTCACCCTGTGGGTGGACTACCTTTTCGCCGTCACCGGCTTCCGCCGCCTCGACTTTTCCACCTGGTCCGGAAACCTCGCGATGTGCAGTGTGGGGCTGAAACTCGGGTGGACCGAGGAGGCCAGGTTTCGTGATGCCCGGGTGGTGCGCGGGGTCGTGTACGACTCGGTTGTCTCCGGTGTGACGCGTGCTCAATGGGCCGAGCTCCGCTTGCACTCAAGCAGCCAGAGTGCTAATTATTGA